The genomic interval CGGCATACGGATTACTAATTCCCAACCTGCATAAAGCCCTGCTCGTTATGTGCAACCCTATTGGCGACAGTCTTTCAACTACAAGCCAAAAAAATCTATCCCCTCAATTTTGGACAAATTTCAAATTGCTAAAACCCCCAAACCTGGAATAAGTTGTTACAATTCAATAAATTGCTAAAAGTCAAAGTGTTTTATTATTTTGCATGGTAATTGTACTCATTCACATATATATCCAAATAAACAAATGAATCAAGACTTAATGATAAGACTATTCCGCTCTATTGAAGGAGATAAGGAAGATGATGTTGTCAAAGTCGCATCACTTATCATCGAGGACGAGAAGAAAAAAGGTCATGAAAAACTTGCTGAAAAGCTAAAGTACATTCTTGAAAAAAATATAAGCACAAGTCAAAATATTAGAGGCGAATTACGAAAAATGCTCCCGAGTGGTGTCGTTATTCCAACTGACAAGCGAAATAATTTCCCTCTTGCAATTACAATTCCTCGTGATGAACTTAGACACGAAATGGTTTTGCCAATTGAAACTGAAGATAAGATAAGAAGAATAGAAAAGGAATTTGCAGCAAAAGAAAGGCTTGCGCATCACGGATTACACTATAGACAGAAAATATTAATCTATGGGGCTCCTGGTTGCGGCAAAAGCATGAGTGCTGAAAGAATTGCTTGGAATTTAGGGTTACCTTTCTTGAAAGTTCGCTTTGATGTTATAATCTCCTCTTTTCTTGGAGAAACTGCAAGCAATTTGACACGATTATTTGAAGGAATTAAAAATTTTCCGTGTGTTTTACTATTCGATGAATTTGACATTGTCGGAAAAACCAGAACAAACTCTCAAGATGTTGGAGAGATGCATAGAATTGTAAATATCCTCTTGACTTTATTGGAAGAATATAATTCTCAAGGAGTATTAATTGCAACAACAAATATTGAAACTGCACTCGACCAAGCACTATTCAGAAGGTTTGATGATATTATAG from Chitinophagales bacterium carries:
- a CDS encoding ATP-binding protein produces the protein MNQDLMIRLFRSIEGDKEDDVVKVASLIIEDEKKKGHEKLAEKLKYILEKNISTSQNIRGELRKMLPSGVVIPTDKRNNFPLAITIPRDELRHEMVLPIETEDKIRRIEKEFAAKERLAHHGLHYRQKILIYGAPGCGKSMSAERIAWNLGLPFLKVRFDVIISSFLGETASNLTRLFEGIKNFPCVLLFDEFDIVGKTRTNSQDVGEMHRIVNILLTLLEEYNSQGVLIATTNIETALDQALFRRFDDIIEMPKPSKDEILRLTKKTLSSIEKSKEIDWDSIVEKLVGFSSALVVKVANDAAKNAVIGNEKILQQSHFEKSLNENILYLK